A genomic region of Xyrauchen texanus isolate HMW12.3.18 chromosome 29, RBS_HiC_50CHRs, whole genome shotgun sequence contains the following coding sequences:
- the LOC127622785 gene encoding claudin domain-containing protein 1-like, giving the protein MTQVRISLILKDKDPSECRSYCPNLWRCQFLLPLVSLGLVVLGGLTGFCACVCSSLAPALFIGLLQLLAGLCSLATVCCFLAGMDLLHRVSMLPDRVDANLGWSLYLALIASPLYMMSAALLAWAARSHSQTYDRMMAYRVA; this is encoded by the exons ATGACACAagtccggatcagtctgattcttaaagacaaagatccaagcgagtgtagaAGTTACTGTCCAA ATTTGTGGCGTTGTCAGTTTCTGCTGCCTCTGGTCTCTCTGGGTCTGGTGGTTTTGGGCGGTCTGACTGggttctgtgcatgtgtgtgcagcaGTCTGGCGCCAGCACTCTTCATTGGCTTGTTGCAGCTGCTCGCAG GTTTGTGTTCTCTGGCGACTGTGTGCTGTTTCCTGGCGGGGATGGACCTTCTTCACCGCGTGTCCATGCTGCCGGATCGTGTGGACGCGAATCTCGGCTGGTCTCTATATCTGGCGCTCATCGCATCTCCTCTGTACATGATGTCGGCCGCGCTGCTCGCGTGGGCCGCTCGCAGTCACAGTCAGACGTACGACCGCATGATGGCGTATAGAGTCGCGTAA